In the Gossypium arboreum isolate Shixiya-1 chromosome 10, ASM2569848v2, whole genome shotgun sequence genome, one interval contains:
- the LOC108470244 gene encoding patellin-3-like: MADQVQVGAPPADKVVVVPDVPLAEKPPVAAVAAKEPPPVPESEEEPVKQKHVEGEEALETKISDAVADGDDEEKVPQSGHYKEESTRVADLLENEKKAVEELKVLVREALNKHEFGGFAMPQQQPPPKDDSAKEEPKPKAEAVTETVAETKEESIAQAETGDDEEKVATATVRSDAVEDDGAKTVEAIEDTIVSVSASVQPEQPPEAASKEPSDAKPNVEGKDAETVSNKVLPQEVSIWGIPLLADERSDVILLKFLRARDFKVKEAFTMLQNTLRWRKELGIDELVEQDFGNDLEKVVFMHGFDKEGHPVCYNVYGEFQNKELYQKTFSDEEKRQNFLRWRIQFLEKSIRKLDFSPGGICTIVQINDLKNSPGLTKWELRQATKQALQLLQDNYPEFVARQVFINVPWWYLAVNKMISPFLTQRTRSKFVFAGPSKSAETLFRYIAAEQVPVRYGGLSKDGEFGNTDAVTEITVKPAAKHTVEFPVTEACLLTWEVRVVGWEVNYGAEFVPSGEDSYTIIIQKSKKVGCSEGEVVCDNFKVGEPGKVVLTIHNPTSKKKKLLYRLKTMPASA, from the exons ATGGCTGACCAAGTTCAGGTTGGAGCGCCGCCAGCTGACAAGGTGGTTGTTGTTCCCGACGTGCCACTAGCTGAGAAACCTCCGGTTGCAGCAGTAGCAGCAAAAGAGCCACCGCCGGTACCCGAAAGCGAAGAAGAACCGGTCAAACAAAAACATGTTGAGGGTGAGGAGGCTTTAGAGACGAAGATATCAGATGCAGTAGCCGATGGTGATGATGAGGAAAAAGTTCCCCAGTCGGGTCATTACAAGGAAGAAAGCACGCGGGTGGCTGATCTTCTTGAGAATGAAAAGAAAGCGGTTGAAGAACTTAAAGTGCTTGTTCGAGAAGCGCTTAACAAGCACGAGTTTGGTGGGTTTGCAATGCCGCAGCAACAACCACCACCAAAGGATGATTCTGCCAAAGAAGAACCAAAACCAAAAGCAGAAGCAGTCACAGAAACAGTGGCCGAGACAAAGGAAGAAAGCATCGCTCAGGCTGAAACAGGAGATGATGAAGAGAAGGTTGCTACTGCTACTGTACGATCTGACGCAGTGGAAGACGATGGTGCCAAGACTGTAGAAGCCATTGAAGACACTATTGTTTCAGTCTCTGCTTCAGTTCAACCAGAGCAACCGCCGGAAGCAGCATCTAAAGAGCCTTCAGATGCAAAGCCTAATGTGGAAGGTAAAGATGCTGAAACAGTATCGAACAAAGTGCTCCCACAAGAGGTATCCATATGGGGCATACCACTTCTTGCAGATGAAAGAAGCGATGTTATTCTCCTCAAATTTCTAAGAGCCAGGGATTTCAAGGTGAAAGAAGCATTCACCATGCTCCAAAACACCCTTCGTTGGAGAAAAGAGCTCGGCATTGATGAACTGGTGGAACAAGATTTTGGTAATGATTTGGAGAAAGTGGTGTTCATGCATGGTTTTGACAAAGAAGGACATCCGGTGTGCTATAATGTGTACGGAGAGTTCCAAAACAAGGAGCTTTACCAGAAGACATTTTCGGACGAAGAGAAGAGGCAAAATTTCTTGAGGTGGAGAATCCAATTCCTGGAAAAGAGTATTCGGAAACTAGATTTCAGCCCTGGTGGCATATGCACCATTGTTCAGATCAATGACCTGAAGAATTCCCCAGGACTTACTAAATGGGAGCTTAGACAAGCTACCAAACAAGCCCTTCAGTTGCTGCAGGATAACTACCCTGAATTTGTTGCCAGACAG GTATTTATCAATGTACCATGGTGGTACCTTGCGGTGAATAAGATGATAAGTCCATTTTTAACGCAAAGAACCAGAAGCAAGTTTGTGTTTGCAGGCCCTTCAAAATCTGCAGAGACCCTTTTCAG GTACATCGCTGCGGAGCAAGTACCAGTCAGGTACGGAGGGTTGAGCAAAGACGGTGAATTCGGCAACACCGATGCCGTCACCGAGATAACTGTTAAGCCAGCGGCAAAGCACACAGTAGAGTTTCCAGTTACAGAG GCATGCTTACTGACATGGGAGGTGAGGGTTGTGGGATGGGAAGTGAACTATGGAGCAGAATTCGTACCCAGCGGTGAAGATAGCTACACAATAATAATCCAGAAGAGCAAGAAGGTGGGTTGTTCAGAGGGAGAAGTAGTGTGTGACAATTTCAAGGTTGGTGAGCCTGGAAAGGTTGTTCTCACCATCCATAACCCTACATCCAAGAAGAAGAAACTCCTCTATCGCTTGAAGACCATGCCTGCATCTGCTTAG